In Perca fluviatilis chromosome 14, GENO_Pfluv_1.0, whole genome shotgun sequence, a genomic segment contains:
- the LOC120573533 gene encoding protein C-ets-1-like — protein MSTLDLSKLLHALPIREDDKETLRMMVLAHEAHAELDTLEVPPLTPTSKEVLNQALKASFTGFAQERINHLFPQDPTLWSEWEVNYWLDWCQAEFGLHCLGSDLRGLQGSELCGLERETFLGLMSDCIAGEILWEHLETMRRENEYDCSSSLPTCTIPSYCQLQINKENYSDYVQEHSDKRSYHVQYHPSERTELHTLHPVPVQRVDYYLIKTEDPSRSMTAVALLHETRGAGDSEVEIAHSDDSDFVGSLSWTAPLQDIKPAMEQTVSEDIFTLPHPHRSFKEYVGNKTDVGTAVISAVNLAGFTGSGPIQLWQFLLELLTDCSCQSCISWTGDGWEFKLTDPDEVALLWGKRKNKPKMNYEKLSRGLRYYYDKNIIRKTAGKRYVYRFVCNLQGLLGYEPGELHAMLDISNKKL, from the exons ATGTCAACTCTGGACTTGTCAAAGCTTCTTCATGCTCTCCCCATCAGGGAAGATGACAAGGAGACTCTGAGAATGATGGTGCTGGCCCATGAAGCACATGCTGAG CTGGACACCCTGGAGGTCCCTCCTCTCACCCCGACCAGTAAGGAGGTCCTCAACCAGGCGCTGAAGGCCAGTTTCACTGGATTTGCCCAGGAGAGAATCAACCATCTCTTCCCACAGG ATCCTACCTTGTGGTCTGAATGGGAGGTGAACTACTGGCTGGACTGGTGCCAGGCTGAGTTCGGTCTCCATTGCCTGGGGTCAGACCTGAGAGGCCTGCAGGGCAGCGAGCTGTGTGGCCTGGAAAGAGAGACTTTCCTGGGCCTGATGTCTGACTGCATTGCAGGAGAGATCCTGTGGGAGCATCTGGAGACCATGAGGAGAG AGAATGAATATGACTGCAGTTCTTCATTACCCACATGCACGATACCATCTTACTGCCAGCTTCAAATCAACAAAG AAAACTACTCCGACTATGTTCAGGAGCATTCAGACAAACGCAGTTATCATGTTCAGTACCATCCCAGTGAGAGGACAGAACTCCACACTCTGCACCCTGTCCCTGTACAACGTGTAGACTACTATCTGATCAAAACAGAAGATCCCAGCAGGAGCATGACCGCTGTTGCTCTGCTGCATGAAACACGAGGGGCCGGAG ACTCAGAAGTGGAGATTGCTCACAGTGACGACTCTGACTTTGTGGGCTCTCTGTCTTGGACTGCTCCTCTCCAGGATATAAAGCCAGCGATGGAACAAACCGTGTCTGAAGATATCTTCACTttaccacacccacacaggagCTTCAAAGAATATGTAGGCAACAAAACAGATGTGGGCACGGCCGTGATATCCGCAGTGAACCTTGCTGGTTTCACTG GAAGTGGTCCCATCCAGCTGTGGCAGTTTCTGCTGGAGCTTCTCACAGActgcagctgtcagtcatgtaTCAGCTGGACAGGAGATGGGTGGGAGTTCAAGCTGACAGACCCTGATGAG GTGGCCCTGCTGTGGGGTAAGAGGAAGAACAAACCCAAAATGAACTATGAGAAGCTAAGTCGAGGCCTACGATACTACTACGACAAGAACATCATCCGCAAGACAGCTGGCAAACGCTATGTCTACCGCTTTGTCTGCAACCTGCAAGGCCTGCTGGGATATGAGCCTGGGGAGCTGCACGCCATGTTGGACATCAGTAACAAGAAACTCTAA
- the zgc:112271 gene encoding bolA-like protein 2: MAITADHIRDKLIKELPAVHVDVEDTSPNRCAASYKVLVVSTQFEGKPLLQRHRMVNMCLAEELKEIHAFEQKTLTPEQWEKQKSQ; this comes from the exons ATGGCTATTACAGCTGATCACATCAGGGATAAACTTATAAAGGAGCTCCCGGCAGTGCACGTG GATGTGGAGGATACATCACCCAACAGATGTGCTGCCAGCTACAAAGTCCTGGTGGTGTCAACCCAGTTTGAGGGCAAACCACTGTTACAGAGACACAG GATGGTGAATATGTGCCTAGCCGAGGAGCTGAAAGAGATCCACGCTTTTGAACAGAAGACCCTCACACCAGAACAGTGGGAGAAACAGAAATCACAAtga